A part of Candidatus Zixiibacteriota bacterium genomic DNA contains:
- a CDS encoding CTP synthase has translation MPEKKTKYIFITGGVVSALGKGITSASLGLLLKKRGFNVDIIKCDPYINVDPGTMNPFQHGEVFVLDDGSETDLDLGHYERFLDKNMTKDNNVTTGQVYHTVISRERRGDYLGATVQVIPHITEEIKESIKRPAKKNPETDVVIVEIGGTVGDIESLPFLEAIRQMALESEPEDTIFIHLTLVPYIPTAGEVKTKPTQHSVKALREIGIQPKILVCRTAKELDDSIRKKIGLFCNVPPKHVITAIDAETIYEIPIRFHSEGFDRAVCEHLHLTNGDPDLTDWEEMVSKIKHPSHNVKIAICGKYVYLKDAYKSIIESFIHAGQANDARVDLVWVSSEDIKQKGADQFLSDVDGLLIPGGFGERGVEGKIESIRHVRENNIPFLGICLGMQCAVIEYARNVCGLEGAHSYEFYADLKDPVIHLMADQQGVANLGGTMRLGAYRAILNKNSKSYEAYGTEEISERHRHRYEFNNAYRSLFENTDLELIGLSPDGRLVEIIEVKKHPWFVGVQFHPELKSRPTKAHPLFRDFIAAAVDYHLKKKLNESSSVSEEDKAHQKVG, from the coding sequence GTGCCTGAGAAAAAGACCAAGTACATCTTTATCACCGGCGGGGTGGTATCCGCCCTGGGTAAAGGGATAACCTCAGCATCACTCGGTCTCCTTCTGAAAAAGCGGGGCTTCAATGTTGATATTATCAAATGCGACCCGTACATAAACGTCGATCCGGGAACCATGAATCCGTTTCAGCACGGGGAGGTGTTTGTCCTCGATGATGGATCGGAAACCGACCTGGACCTGGGGCATTACGAGCGTTTTCTCGACAAGAATATGACCAAGGACAACAATGTCACCACCGGCCAGGTTTACCATACCGTCATCAGCCGCGAGCGGCGGGGAGATTACCTTGGCGCAACCGTCCAGGTGATTCCCCATATTACCGAGGAAATCAAGGAATCGATCAAGCGCCCGGCCAAGAAAAATCCCGAAACCGATGTGGTCATCGTCGAGATCGGCGGCACCGTCGGGGATATCGAATCACTTCCGTTTCTGGAGGCCATCCGACAGATGGCCCTCGAAAGCGAACCGGAAGATACCATTTTCATCCACCTGACCCTGGTACCCTATATTCCCACCGCCGGCGAGGTGAAAACGAAACCGACCCAGCATTCGGTCAAGGCCCTCCGTGAAATCGGAATTCAACCGAAAATCCTGGTTTGCCGGACAGCCAAAGAACTCGATGATTCGATCCGTAAGAAAATCGGTCTGTTCTGTAATGTCCCGCCGAAACACGTTATCACGGCCATCGATGCCGAAACGATTTATGAAATCCCGATCCGGTTTCACAGCGAGGGATTCGATCGGGCTGTCTGCGAACACCTCCATCTGACCAACGGGGACCCGGACCTGACCGACTGGGAAGAGATGGTCTCGAAAATCAAACACCCTTCGCACAATGTCAAAATCGCCATCTGCGGAAAATATGTTTATCTTAAAGACGCCTACAAGTCGATTATCGAATCGTTCATTCATGCCGGTCAGGCCAATGATGCGCGGGTCGATCTGGTCTGGGTTTCATCGGAGGATATCAAGCAAAAAGGCGCCGACCAGTTTCTCTCCGATGTCGATGGACTCCTGATCCCCGGCGGTTTCGGTGAGCGAGGTGTCGAAGGGAAAATCGAATCGATTCGTCATGTCCGTGAAAATAATATCCCCTTCCTGGGAATTTGTCTCGGTATGCAGTGCGCCGTGATCGAGTACGCCCGCAATGTCTGTGGACTCGAGGGTGCCCACAGCTATGAATTTTATGCCGACCTGAAAGACCCGGTGATTCATTTGATGGCCGATCAGCAGGGTGTGGCCAATCTCGGAGGAACCATGAGACTCGGGGCCTACCGGGCCATCCTCAATAAAAATTCGAAATCCTACGAGGCTTATGGAACCGAGGAAATCTCCGAACGACACCGGCACCGCTACGAGTTCAATAATGCCTACCGGAGCCTGTTCGAGAATACCGACCTGGAACTGATCGGGCTTTCTCCCGATGGACGGTTGGTGGAAATAATTGAGGTTAAAAAGCATCCCTGGTTTGTGGGAGTGCAATTCCACCCGGAATTGAAATCGCGTCCGACCAAAGCCCATCCACTTTTCCGTGATTTCATTGCGGCCGCAGTTGATTATCATTTGAAAAAAAAACTCAATGAGAGCAGTTCGGTGAGTGAAGAGGATAAAGCCCATCAAAAAGTAGGTTGA
- the kdsB gene encoding 3-deoxy-manno-octulosonate cytidylyltransferase, which produces MKSQIVAVIPARLGSRRFPGKPLAPIAGKPLIEHLYREASRARLIDRVVVATDTTLIAKAVQGFGGEAFMTSRSHRTGSDRTAEMAGKTGGEIFLNIQADVLGVKAAVYDRVLKAMLADKRMNFATLARAVESDECLYDPNRVKMIMDPDDYALWFSRYPLPFLQGVKGSRLKHFKYYYHIGVYFFRKTGLKRFTAWKQTPMEKAESLEQLRILENREKIKIFKIKNKLYSIDTPEDLKGVERYFS; this is translated from the coding sequence ATGAAATCGCAGATAGTAGCCGTTATTCCCGCCCGTCTGGGGTCAAGACGTTTTCCCGGCAAACCGCTGGCCCCGATAGCCGGAAAACCTCTGATTGAGCACCTTTACCGGGAGGCCTCGCGGGCCCGGTTGATCGACCGGGTGGTAGTGGCCACCGATACCACGTTGATAGCCAAAGCGGTTCAAGGATTCGGCGGAGAAGCGTTCATGACCTCCCGATCCCACCGGACCGGGTCCGACCGGACCGCCGAGATGGCCGGTAAAACCGGGGGAGAAATATTTTTGAACATCCAGGCCGATGTTCTTGGCGTCAAAGCGGCCGTTTACGATCGAGTCCTAAAAGCCATGCTGGCTGATAAAAGAATGAATTTCGCCACCCTCGCACGGGCGGTCGAAAGCGATGAGTGTCTTTATGATCCTAACCGGGTTAAGATGATTATGGATCCTGATGATTATGCTCTCTGGTTCTCCCGGTATCCTCTGCCGTTTCTTCAGGGCGTCAAAGGCAGCCGTCTGAAACATTTCAAATATTACTATCATATTGGAGTATATTTTTTTAGAAAGACCGGTTTGAAACGGTTTACCGCCTGGAAACAAACCCCGATGGAAAAGGCGGAATCATTAGAACAGCTCAGGATACTCGAAAATCGCGAAAAGATTAAGATTTTTAAAATAAAAAACAAATTATATTCGATAGACACACCTGAAGACTTAAAGGGAGTTGAGAGGTATTTTTCGTAA
- a CDS encoding sigma-54-dependent Fis family transcriptional regulator, with translation MHRASDKSARILLVDNDADIRISVEKLLRQSDYEVISAGRCHEAIKIINSGGIDLIITDLHLPDGSGLDIITRAREYGRETAVIIQTRHGSIDEALETLKKGACHYLTKPAHDEELLHLIEKALEYRDIREELYSLREEVAWRHSFDSLIGVSRAMEQIKILAARVAATDLTVLITGEPGTGRELLARTIHYHSARRRRGFVAIDGTILSQYLPDLIGISRTTADKVVPEPGDLINKAHGGTLFIDEIGELSMEFQNSLMDILRTSKEADGSPGPNIRLLGSTARDLGVMVREGQFREDLYYRINTLPIKIPPLRERPEDIPVLVDHFLKSADDAGRVAMTPEAMGKILHYDWPGNIRELENTIGRAIALCRNRQIEPDDIIFINSRTTPETARAGENRVSIAAGTLEDSLKERIEATLSANNWNLTRTAVHLGIGRTTLWRKIRKYNIRKNKEVPAG, from the coding sequence ATGCATAGAGCCTCCGACAAATCCGCCCGCATCCTGCTAGTCGATAACGACGCCGATATAAGAATCTCGGTTGAGAAACTTTTGAGACAGAGTGATTATGAAGTTATCTCTGCCGGGCGGTGTCATGAGGCAATTAAAATCATAAACTCCGGGGGAATCGACCTGATCATCACCGATCTGCATCTGCCCGACGGAAGCGGTTTGGATATTATCACTCGCGCACGGGAGTACGGACGGGAAACGGCGGTGATTATCCAGACCAGACACGGCTCAATCGATGAGGCGCTGGAGACATTGAAAAAGGGAGCCTGTCATTACCTGACCAAGCCGGCGCATGATGAGGAACTGCTCCATTTAATCGAGAAGGCTCTGGAATACCGGGATATTCGTGAAGAGCTGTATTCTTTGCGGGAAGAAGTCGCCTGGAGGCACAGTTTTGACAGCCTGATCGGCGTATCCCGGGCAATGGAGCAAATTAAAATACTGGCGGCGCGGGTGGCGGCCACCGACCTGACGGTACTGATTACCGGGGAACCGGGAACGGGTCGGGAGTTGCTGGCCCGAACCATTCATTATCATTCCGCCCGCCGACGACGGGGCTTTGTCGCCATTGATGGAACCATTCTTTCCCAATATTTACCGGATTTAATCGGAATCAGCCGCACAACAGCCGATAAAGTAGTCCCCGAACCGGGTGATTTAATAAACAAAGCCCATGGCGGAACGCTTTTCATAGATGAAATCGGGGAGTTATCAATGGAATTCCAGAATAGCCTTATGGATATTCTCCGGACATCGAAAGAAGCGGACGGTTCACCCGGGCCAAATATCCGTCTTCTCGGTTCCACCGCCAGGGATCTCGGGGTTATGGTGCGAGAGGGTCAATTCCGCGAGGATCTTTATTACAGGATAAACACTCTGCCGATCAAGATTCCGCCTCTTCGGGAACGGCCCGAAGATATCCCCGTCCTGGTCGATCATTTTCTGAAATCAGCCGATGATGCCGGACGGGTGGCAATGACCCCGGAAGCCATGGGGAAAATTTTGCACTATGACTGGCCGGGGAATATCCGCGAGCTGGAAAACACCATCGGCCGGGCGATAGCACTCTGCCGAAACCGTCAGATCGAACCGGATGATATCATTTTCATCAATTCCCGGACAACCCCGGAAACCGCCCGGGCCGGTGAAAACCGGGTCTCCATCGCGGCCGGGACACTGGAGGACAGCCTTAAGGAACGGATCGAGGCGACTCTCAGCGCCAATAACTGGAACCTGACCCGGACAGCCGTACACCTTGGGATCGGCCGGACGACGCTCTGGCGAAAAATCAGAAAGTACAACATCAGGAAAAATAAAGAGGTTCCGGCGGGGTAA